The following are encoded together in the Bos javanicus breed banteng chromosome X, ARS-OSU_banteng_1.0, whole genome shotgun sequence genome:
- the CYLC1 gene encoding cylicin-1, with the protein MSLPRLCLGELINEDIHTWNSLCRQEITIKTYDNSIPISESSKKIRNQQYLTITFPKSSQPGGNKRLRPSEIQVTVPRHDKRNLDELQKPAHIWIRHSLRKKFQSPSINLIVRRQASFRHPYTHITHSKKAESKKYKDDKKETALKKISKKDTGPHEVDEKPKRRNKADKTPSKSSHGSQLSKKSKSKSETNPESKDSISVTIKHQKKEKRYSKDSKEMDFESTSTKYSKSSKNNSDAISETCSKNSSNVGLMVHLGESDAESMEFDMWLKNYSQNNSKKPTKKDAKKDAKGKGSDAESVDSKDAKKDAKKDKGATKDTKKGAKKDTESTDAESGDSKDTKKGKKESKKDKKKDAKKDAASDAESGDSKDAKKDSKKGKKDSKKDNKKKDAKKDAESTDAESGDSKDAKKDSKKGKKDSKKDDKKKDAKKDAESTDAESGDSKNAKKDSKKGKKDDKKKDAKKDAVSTDADSESEGDAKKSKKDSKKDKKDLKKDDQKKPAMKSEESTETESDWESKKVKRDSKKDTKKTAKKDTESSGAESDVSSKRYLKKTEMFKSSDAESEESLFKPGSKKRVDESDATSTDSKKDAVEPKRGIKMPSRRTTFKEKGKKIGTGRVPPSRERPPLPPCEPILPSPRVKRLCRCQMPPPPPKPRYAPLPEAKWIHKLL; encoded by the exons GTGTTTGGGAGAATTAATCAATGAAGACATCCACACCTGGAATTCTCTATGTCG gcAAGAAATAACCATCAAAACATATGATAATTCCATACCAA TCAGTGAATCAAGCAAAAAAATACGGAATCAACAATACTTAACTATAacatttcccaaatcatcccagccAGGTGGAAATAAGAGATTAAGACCTTCAGAAATACAAGTCACAGTTCCT AGACATGATAAAAGAAATTTAGATGAACTTCAGAAGCCAGCTCATATATGGATAAGGcattctttaaggaaaaaatttcAAAGTCCATCTATTAATTTAATCGTCAGGAGACAGGCCTCATTCAGACATCCTTATACTCATATAACCCATTCTAAAAAGGCAGAATCTAAAAAGTACAAAgatgacaaaaaagaaacagctttGAAGAAAATTTCCAAGAAAGATACAGGCCCACATGAAGTAGATGAGAAacctaaaagaagaaataaagcagatAAAACTCCATCAAAATCATCACATGGAAGTCAACTATCTAAGAAGTCAAAGTCCAAATCAGAAACAAACCCAGAATCCAAAGATTCTATATCAGTTACAATAAagcatcaaaaaaaagaaaagagatattcAAAAGATTCCAAGGAGATGGATTTTGAATCCACAAGTACGAAGTACTCTAAGAGCTCAAAGAATAATTCTGATGCCATATCAGAGACTTGCTCAAAAAATAGTTCAAATGTGGGTTTAATGGTGCATTTAGGGGAATCGGATGCTGAATCCATGGAATTTGATATGTGGTTAAAGAATTATTCACAGAATAATTCAAAGAAGCCAACAAAGAAGGATGCAAAAAAAGATGCAAAGGGGAAGGGCTCTGATgctgaatctgtagattcaaAAGATGCAAAGAAAGATGCAAAGAAAGATAAGGGTGCAACAAAAGACACCAAGAAAGGTGCAAAGAAGGATACAGAGTCTACTGATGCAGAATCTGGAGACTCAAAGGATACAAAGAAAGGCAAGAAAGAgtcaaagaaagataagaaaaaggaTGCTAAGAAGGATGCTGCATCTGATGCAGAATCTGGAGACTCAAAGGATGCAAAGAAGGATTCGAAAAAGGGCAAGAAAGATTCAAAGAAAGATAATAAGAAAAAGGATGCTAAGAAAGATGCAGAGTCTACTGATGCAGAATCTGGAGACTCAAAGGATGCAAAGAAAGATTCAAAAAAGGGCAAGAAAGATTCAAAGAAAGATGATAAGAAAAAGGATGCCAAGAAAGATGCAGAGTCTACTGATGCAGAATCTGGAGACTCAAAGAATGCAAAGAAAGATTCGAAAAAGGGCAAGAAAGATGATAAGAAAAAGGATGCCAAGAAGGATGCTGTGTCTACTGATGCTGATTCTGAATCTGAAGGGGATgcaaaaaagagtaaaaaagattcaaagaaagataagaaagatttaaagaaagaTGACCAAAAAAAGCCTGCAATGAAGTCCGAAGAGTCTACTGAAACTGAGTCTGATTGGGAGTCAAAGAAGGTTAAGCGAGATTCAAAGAAAGACACAAAGAAGACTGCAAAGAAGGACACAGAGTCTAGTGGTGCTGAATCTGATGTGTCTTCCAAAAGATACCTAAAGAAGACTGAAATGTTCAAAAGTtcagatgctgaatctgaagaGTCTCTATTTAAACCTGGGTCTAAAAAGAGAGTTGATGAATCAGATGCcacatctacagattcaaagAAGGATGCAGTGGAACCAAAAAGAGGAATCAAAATGCCATCCCGGAGGACTACattcaaagaaaaaggaaaaaaaataggtacAGGTAGAGTTCCTCCATCAAGAGAAAGACCACCACTACCTCCTTGTGAGCCTATACTGCCATCACCTAGAGTCAAACGTCTCTGTCGGTGCCAGATGCCTCCTCCACCTCCAAAGCCAAGATACGCTCCTTTG